In the Helianthus annuus cultivar XRQ/B chromosome 11, HanXRQr2.0-SUNRISE, whole genome shotgun sequence genome, one interval contains:
- the LOC110888240 gene encoding ATP-dependent DNA helicase PIF1-like produces the protein MIHKHAFEALDRTLKDILMPDCSNSEALPFGGKVIVFGGDFRQILPVVPNGSRQDIVNASLSSSYIWNKCKLLTLTKNMRLTVGMNHGDIDKTKEFAKWLLDIGEGKLGGRNDGEAVIDIPQELLITESTNPIGNLINFVYPSILESFNDPNYFQERAILAPKNDVVHEINDTLLAMFPGDHKEYLSSDSICQSENVTDHIRHNVYPPDVLNGLKVSGMPNHKLVLKVGVPIMLLRNLDQKNGLCNGTRLQVVTLGDRIIEAKVISGNNIGTRTFIPRINLSPSDKRIPFKLQRRQFPIAVCFAMTINKSQGQSLSKVGLFLKQPVFTHGQLYVAVSRVKSMDGLRMLILDVEGNVTNKTTNVVYKEIFSNL, from the coding sequence ATGATTCATAAACATGCCTTTGAAGCATTGGATAGAACCTTAAAAGATATATTGATGCCTGATTGTTCAAATAGCGAAGCTTTACCATTTGGAGGAAAGGTAATTGTATTTGGTGGTGACTTTAGACAGATTCTTCCTGTTGTTCCTAATGGCTCTAGACAAGATATCGTGAATGCTTCCCTGAGTTCGTCATATATATGGAATAAATGCAAGTTACTAACGCTAACAAAAAACATGAGGCTCACTGTTGGCATGAATCATGGTGATATTGACAAGACAAAAGAGTTTGCTAAATGGCTTTTGGATATTGGCGAGGGAAAACTTGGTGGTCGCAACGACGGAGAAGCTGTTATTGATATACCTCAAGAATTGTTGATTACTGAATCCACTAACCCTATTGGTAATCTGATCAACTTTGTGTATCCTTCGATACTTGAATCGTTCAATGATCCAAATTATTTTCAGGAAAGAGCCATACTTGCTCCTAAGAACGACGTTGTTCACGAGATAAATGATACCTTATTAGCAATGTTTCCTGGTGATCATAAAGAGTATCTAAGTTCAGATTCCATCTGCCAATCTGAGAATGTAACTGACCATATTCGACACAATGTTTACCCCCCCGATGTTCTAAATGGTCTTAAAGTTTCAGGAATGCCGAatcataaattggttttaaaagTTGGTGTTCCTATCATGCTGTTACGTAACCTTGATCAGAAAAACGGTCTGTGCAATGGTACAAGATTACAAGTCGTAACACTTGGTGATCGGATTATTGAAGCCAAAGTGATTTCTGGTAATAATATTGGTACTAGAACTTTTATACCAAGGATCAATCTTTCCCCCTCTGACAAACGAATACCTTTCAAGCTTCAAAGAAGGCAATTCCCGATAGCTGTGTGTTTTGCAATGACGATAAATAAAAGTCAGGGACAGTCGTTATCTAAGGTTGGTTTGTTTCTAAAGCAGCCTGTTTTCACTCACGGACAACTATATGTTGCAGTTTCAAGAGTCAAAAGCATGGATGGTTTAAGGATGTTAATATTAGATGTTGAGGGGAACGTTACTAATAAGACTACAAATGTTGTATACAAAGAGATATtctcaaatttatag